From a single Paludibacter jiangxiensis genomic region:
- a CDS encoding glycoside hydrolase family 31 protein, with protein MKLKIILLTVLLPFICFAQAVKSFKQDKKGVIVTLNEGTLTLCPLTENSVRVKLCKGAEDNLQELVFTSNVSTPAFKMQESASAVEVKVAKISVAVDKQSGKLSFFDATGKPLVNESAGSRKLELGTIQGEPCFMVEQTFDSPANEAIFGLGQFQDGHYNLRGVTRRLTQVNTQISIPFIYSSRGYGLLWHQYGLTDFNPADNAIALNKQEQVATGNQEAEVTTTAGTQKVSQNQSLYNGKFSVPQNGEYSLFLDLGDMGNRHFVTIDGKPVVDQSNMWLPPTVGALVQLTTGEHQVQVLCKSDNTPRLSWKALSNTTTFRSPVAKSLDYVVFAGSADDVIAAYRKLSGNAPLFPKWAYGFWQCRERYSSGKQLVETVEEFRKRNLPVDVIVQDWQYWGNNGWGVPKFDEKNYPNPKEFIGKLHDLNAHFNISIWSNPDKNSDIGKEFVAKNRFIPNTKWLDYFNHETRKDYWNVLKINMFDNGVDSWWMDAVEPENDALKGEKTTFGLGDFYRLTYPYFVSKSVYEGQRATSDQKRVCILTRSAYLGQQRYGIINWSGDIGGTWDTFKRQIVAGLNYSVTGFPYWTTDIGGFFRPGRSQYTDEKYQELLTRWFQWGVFNPVFRIHGYMTETEPWRYGQKVEDNMRKALDLRYSLMPYIYSEAWQITKNGSTLMRPLVMDFCNDASALQYPYEYMFGKSLLVAPVTEAGAKEWKTYLPQAAAWYDFRTGEKLAGGKETVSQVSLDMIPVYVKAGTILPIGPKVQYASEKKWDDLEIRVYPGTNGSFTLYEDENDTYNYEKGAYSTIRFVWNDKAGTLTVESRKGTYPGMIANRRFRIVLVNGSQKSTKTLNYSGKQIQLKLQ; from the coding sequence ATGAAGCTAAAAATAATCTTATTAACCGTCCTGCTTCCATTCATTTGTTTTGCTCAGGCAGTAAAAAGTTTCAAGCAAGATAAAAAAGGAGTGATTGTTACTCTAAATGAAGGTACGTTAACTCTTTGTCCGTTGACCGAAAACAGCGTGAGGGTGAAGTTGTGCAAAGGCGCAGAAGACAACTTGCAGGAACTTGTATTTACATCCAATGTTTCCACTCCTGCTTTTAAGATGCAGGAGTCGGCTTCTGCGGTGGAAGTGAAAGTTGCTAAAATAAGTGTCGCTGTAGATAAGCAATCGGGTAAGTTGTCGTTTTTTGATGCTACCGGTAAGCCTTTGGTGAATGAATCGGCAGGTTCCCGCAAGCTAGAGCTTGGCACAATTCAGGGTGAGCCCTGCTTTATGGTCGAACAAACATTTGACTCTCCAGCCAATGAAGCAATATTTGGGTTGGGCCAGTTTCAGGACGGGCATTACAACCTGCGCGGTGTTACCCGTCGTTTGACGCAGGTAAATACACAGATTTCGATTCCGTTTATCTATTCCAGTCGGGGCTACGGTTTGCTATGGCATCAGTACGGTCTCACCGATTTCAATCCTGCCGACAACGCTATTGCCCTGAATAAACAGGAGCAGGTGGCTACCGGCAATCAGGAAGCGGAAGTAACCACGACAGCTGGTACTCAAAAAGTTTCTCAAAACCAATCGCTTTATAATGGAAAGTTCAGCGTTCCCCAGAATGGAGAATACTCGCTATTCCTTGATTTAGGCGATATGGGGAATCGTCATTTTGTCACTATTGACGGTAAACCGGTTGTCGATCAGAGTAATATGTGGCTGCCGCCTACCGTGGGCGCGTTGGTGCAGCTAACAACCGGAGAGCATCAGGTGCAGGTGTTGTGCAAATCCGATAACACGCCGCGTTTGTCGTGGAAAGCGCTGTCAAATACTACTACCTTTCGTTCGCCTGTTGCCAAATCATTGGATTACGTGGTTTTTGCCGGATCGGCTGACGATGTTATAGCAGCTTATCGCAAGCTTTCGGGCAACGCTCCTTTATTTCCCAAATGGGCTTACGGCTTCTGGCAATGTCGCGAACGTTATTCCTCAGGCAAACAATTGGTAGAAACTGTAGAAGAGTTTCGGAAACGCAATTTGCCCGTAGATGTGATTGTGCAGGACTGGCAATATTGGGGCAATAATGGTTGGGGCGTGCCAAAATTCGATGAGAAGAATTACCCGAATCCAAAAGAATTTATTGGAAAACTGCATGATTTGAATGCTCATTTCAATATCTCAATCTGGTCGAATCCCGATAAAAATTCCGATATAGGGAAAGAGTTTGTTGCTAAAAACCGCTTTATCCCGAATACCAAATGGCTGGACTATTTCAATCACGAAACCAGAAAGGATTATTGGAATGTGTTGAAAATAAATATGTTCGATAATGGAGTGGATTCGTGGTGGATGGACGCTGTAGAACCTGAAAACGATGCCTTGAAAGGAGAAAAAACCACTTTTGGTCTTGGTGACTTTTACCGCCTGACTTATCCTTATTTTGTAAGTAAATCGGTGTATGAAGGCCAACGTGCAACATCCGACCAAAAGCGGGTGTGCATCCTGACCCGTTCGGCATATTTGGGGCAGCAACGCTATGGCATCATCAACTGGTCGGGCGATATTGGCGGAACCTGGGACACCTTTAAACGTCAGATTGTAGCCGGATTGAATTATTCCGTCACCGGATTTCCTTACTGGACAACCGATATCGGAGGGTTCTTCCGTCCGGGGCGTTCGCAATATACCGACGAAAAATATCAGGAACTGTTGACCCGTTGGTTTCAATGGGGTGTGTTCAATCCTGTATTCCGCATACACGGCTACATGACCGAAACCGAACCCTGGAGATACGGGCAAAAGGTGGAGGATAACATGCGCAAAGCATTGGATCTGCGCTATAGCCTGATGCCGTACATCTATTCCGAGGCATGGCAAATTACAAAAAATGGTTCCACGCTGATGCGCCCGCTGGTAATGGATTTTTGTAACGATGCTTCCGCTTTGCAGTATCCGTACGAATACATGTTTGGAAAATCATTGCTGGTAGCGCCTGTCACTGAAGCCGGAGCCAAAGAATGGAAGACCTATCTTCCGCAGGCTGCCGCATGGTATGATTTCCGGACAGGAGAGAAACTGGCAGGAGGCAAGGAAACCGTCAGTCAGGTTAGTCTGGATATGATTCCGGTTTACGTGAAAGCCGGTACTATTTTACCCATCGGTCCCAAAGTGCAGTATGCATCCGAGAAAAAGTGGGACGATCTCGAAATCCGGGTTTATCCGGGAACGAACGGCAGTTTTACTTTGTACGAAGATGAAAACGATACATACAATTACGAAAAAGGAGCGTACTCAACCATTCGCTTTGTGTGGAATGACAAAGCCGGAACGCTGACCGTTGAAAGTCGCAAAGGCACTTATCCGGGAATGATAGCAAACCGTCGTTTCCGTATTGTTTTGGTGAACGGCAGTCAGAAAAGTACTAAGACTTTGAATTATTCAGGAAAGCAGATACAATTGAAGTTACAGTAG
- a CDS encoding helix-turn-helix domain-containing protein produces the protein MKYKLLLPLLLFCVLAKVQAQGARLFTSADGLPGSQFIFMNQDSKGNIWICNYGGLARFDGFGLTAFYEARGQNRLRSNSVYRLTTDPLGQYWVGTTRGLQLFHPEKETFEHIRLEKGEDDNTSRKGKAITISDIILLPGGKQLLLGSGIDGFYIIDIRTHKVAEKATAALRQALKNIVPRRIYIDSKSRLWVVGSNLEVIDLKSFRPLPINSKGFGIQSSDMEITDFLEDRVTHTLLICDKWNGVLVFDEGKRQLRKLTSQPTKFTSAQCLIQRRDGTLLVGCESNGIGKIELAQNTITDYKIQDTPLDLAYCKIHSMIEDRWGNLYIGIYQKGMLVVPSASGNFNFQQITGTSSIPIQSAITSFNHANNGNIMVCTDGNGVFYGKSYDNLQQLPLPSFCNNAIQHMVTDPTGKIWIATYGSGLYCYDRGAVKKIPDTKDIINKNSCYLECDPARKVLYIANIGTGLNRIDLRSGEMSHIAIASPWVFALKLDSKGRLWIGSSNCDCYDPKTNRLYNYRLETIDNSSVRAFLESNGLIYIGTNNGLFVYNDKNNSCRHYSLDSDNKAISVLALAAGNDNAIWMSTNKGIVRFDPKSGSMRLFASYDIRKIGDFHSNAVYCYANGTIAFGGDNGIITFNPVSIINSKTEWNPIHFSSLNVNGKPITYDFNAGHNFLDAAIGYATRITLPYNQNSFSIRFTTSNYAASSQLRYVYQLKGYESVWHSTTADNPLAVYNQLPPGHYTLRVQSISEGKNLQTTEASIDVIINAPWYWSWWSKLCYFIILLSLVYSQYRTYQTRQRSKKRLRTVIGEMLRIKENYLNVIQTQQVDPSRSVDSGDDKWKKRVMDAISSHISDADFGVEELSHEVALSRVHLYRRTKELFGSSPNDLIKSVRMKKAGLMLIQDKTSISEVAYEVGFSEPSYFSKSFKSYFNMSPKDFVARYRDNANDEIVQQLFEL, from the coding sequence ATGAAATACAAGCTTTTGCTACCTCTGCTCTTATTCTGTGTGCTGGCCAAAGTACAGGCACAGGGAGCAAGACTGTTTACTTCCGCTGATGGCCTGCCGGGCAGTCAGTTCATCTTCATGAATCAGGATAGCAAAGGCAATATATGGATTTGCAACTATGGAGGTTTAGCCCGTTTTGACGGATTCGGCCTGACAGCCTTTTATGAAGCAAGAGGCCAAAACAGATTGCGAAGCAACAGCGTCTACCGCTTAACCACCGATCCGCTGGGACAATATTGGGTTGGAACCACTCGCGGCTTACAGCTGTTTCATCCCGAAAAAGAGACCTTTGAGCACATTCGTCTGGAAAAAGGCGAAGATGATAATACCTCCCGAAAAGGGAAAGCAATCACTATTTCCGACATCATCCTTTTGCCTGGTGGCAAGCAATTGCTGCTCGGCAGCGGAATAGACGGCTTCTACATTATCGACATACGAACCCATAAAGTGGCAGAGAAAGCCACCGCCGCTCTCAGACAAGCTCTGAAAAATATCGTACCAAGACGCATCTACATCGATTCCAAATCGCGTCTCTGGGTCGTTGGCTCCAATCTGGAGGTGATTGACCTGAAGAGTTTTCGCCCGTTACCAATCAACTCCAAAGGATTCGGCATTCAATCGTCCGACATGGAAATCACCGATTTCCTCGAAGACAGAGTGACTCATACACTCCTGATATGCGATAAATGGAATGGGGTTTTGGTCTTCGACGAAGGCAAACGTCAATTGAGAAAATTAACATCGCAACCTACCAAATTCACGAGTGCTCAATGCCTGATACAACGCAGGGATGGTACGCTGCTGGTTGGATGCGAAAGCAATGGCATCGGCAAAATAGAGCTTGCCCAAAATACCATTACCGACTACAAAATACAAGATACGCCGCTCGATCTGGCATATTGCAAAATCCACAGCATGATTGAAGATCGCTGGGGAAATCTTTACATTGGCATCTATCAAAAAGGCATGCTGGTAGTGCCATCGGCATCGGGCAATTTCAATTTTCAGCAAATTACGGGCACATCCTCCATCCCTATTCAATCGGCGATCACCTCTTTTAACCATGCCAATAACGGAAACATCATGGTCTGCACCGACGGGAATGGCGTTTTCTACGGTAAAAGCTACGATAATCTTCAGCAACTTCCCCTGCCCTCTTTCTGCAACAACGCCATACAACATATGGTTACCGACCCTACAGGAAAAATATGGATAGCCACCTATGGAAGCGGGCTCTATTGCTACGATCGCGGGGCCGTAAAAAAGATTCCCGACACAAAAGACATTATCAACAAAAACAGCTGCTATCTGGAATGCGACCCGGCACGCAAAGTGTTGTACATCGCCAACATCGGCACGGGGCTTAACCGCATCGACCTTCGTTCGGGTGAAATGAGCCACATCGCAATTGCCAGTCCCTGGGTATTTGCACTGAAGCTCGATTCAAAAGGGCGCTTATGGATAGGAAGCTCCAACTGCGACTGCTACGATCCGAAGACGAATCGTCTGTACAACTACAGACTGGAGACAATCGACAACAGTTCGGTACGCGCCTTTCTTGAAAGCAACGGATTAATATATATCGGCACAAACAACGGTCTGTTTGTGTACAATGACAAAAATAATTCATGCCGGCACTATTCGTTAGACTCCGACAACAAAGCTATTTCGGTGCTTGCACTGGCTGCAGGCAACGACAATGCTATCTGGATGAGCACCAACAAGGGAATCGTACGGTTTGACCCCAAAAGTGGCAGCATGCGCCTGTTCGCTTCATACGACATCCGGAAAATAGGAGATTTTCACAGCAACGCCGTATATTGCTACGCCAACGGAACAATCGCATTCGGAGGCGATAACGGAATTATTACCTTCAACCCGGTTTCAATCATCAACAGCAAAACAGAATGGAATCCGATACACTTCAGTTCGCTCAATGTAAACGGGAAACCGATAACCTACGACTTCAATGCCGGGCACAACTTTCTTGATGCGGCAATAGGATATGCAACCCGCATCACCCTCCCCTATAATCAGAACTCCTTTTCCATTCGCTTTACCACCTCCAACTATGCAGCGTCCTCTCAACTTCGCTACGTGTATCAGTTAAAAGGTTACGAATCCGTGTGGCACTCCACCACTGCCGACAATCCGCTGGCAGTGTACAACCAGCTGCCTCCGGGGCACTATACGCTCCGCGTGCAAAGCATCAGCGAAGGGAAAAACCTGCAAACCACCGAAGCCTCTATCGATGTGATCATCAACGCTCCCTGGTATTGGTCGTGGTGGAGCAAACTGTGTTATTTTATCATTCTCCTTTCGCTCGTATACAGCCAATACCGAACCTATCAAACACGCCAGCGGAGCAAAAAACGCTTACGTACCGTTATCGGCGAAATGCTTCGTATCAAAGAGAACTACCTCAACGTAATACAAACGCAGCAGGTTGACCCTTCCAGGTCCGTCGATTCAGGAGACGACAAATGGAAAAAGAGAGTGATGGATGCTATTTCGAGCCACATCTCCGATGCGGATTTCGGGGTAGAAGAACTAAGTCATGAAGTCGCTTTGAGCCGCGTTCACCTCTACCGGCGTACCAAGGAGCTATTCGGAAGTTCGCCCAACGACCTTATAAAGTCGGTGCGCATGAAAAAAGCGGGACTGATGCTTATTCAGGACAAAACATCCATTTCGGAGGTTGCCTACGAGGTGGGCTTCTCAGAACCTTCCTATTTTTCAAAATCGTTTAAGAGCTATTTCAACATGTCGCCCAAGGACTTTGTGGCCCGCTATCGCGACAATGCCAATGACGAAATCGTGCAACAACTGTTTGAGCTATAG
- a CDS encoding glycoside hydrolase family 43 protein — MKKYIVFALFLVFFCGVSKAENPIMQTHFGPDPAPMVYNGTVYSYVGDDIPGTDFYYMTKWRVLSTTDMVNWTDHGSPISLESFKWARDRAWAAQCIERNGKFYWYICAQSTKNDMAIGVAVSDSPTGPFKDALGKPLIMNGSWSNIDPTVWIDDDGQAYLYWGNGSLFYVKLNKDMISYSGDIVTVPVTVESFGGTRGNKSVENPNKDMYVEGPWFYKRNNLYYMMYAGMGKGGECLSYSTSNGPTGPWKYQGKIMENQKLNSFTNHGGIIDYKGNSYLFYHSGLLPNGGSYGRAACVEQFTYNPDGTIPAVTATKEGPKPVGFIDPYKRQEAETMAWSEKCTISQNDKLGVYVSSTRLKGYIKVREVNFGNQSPKSFTATLAAGVDGGVLEARLDSVGGPLIAFVTLPRTGGWDKFVSFTSNLSKEVTGTHDVYFYFNGQNITAGRELFNFDWWKFNQK, encoded by the coding sequence ATGAAAAAATATATTGTATTTGCTTTGTTTTTAGTGTTTTTTTGTGGTGTTTCCAAGGCCGAAAACCCGATTATGCAAACTCATTTCGGACCCGATCCGGCGCCAATGGTTTATAACGGCACGGTGTATTCCTATGTGGGCGACGATATTCCTGGAACCGATTTTTATTATATGACCAAATGGCGAGTCCTGTCCACTACCGACATGGTGAACTGGACCGACCACGGTTCTCCAATTTCACTCGAATCGTTCAAATGGGCGCGCGATCGTGCCTGGGCTGCTCAGTGTATCGAACGTAACGGTAAGTTTTACTGGTACATCTGTGCGCAAAGTACCAAAAATGATATGGCAATCGGCGTGGCTGTTTCTGACAGCCCTACCGGCCCGTTCAAAGATGCACTCGGCAAGCCGTTGATTATGAATGGTAGCTGGTCGAACATCGACCCAACCGTATGGATCGACGACGATGGGCAGGCTTATCTTTACTGGGGTAACGGTAGTTTGTTTTACGTAAAACTGAACAAAGATATGATCTCTTATTCCGGAGATATTGTAACAGTTCCGGTTACAGTAGAGTCATTCGGTGGTACGAGAGGAAACAAAAGCGTGGAAAATCCCAACAAAGACATGTATGTGGAAGGTCCCTGGTTCTACAAACGTAACAATCTATATTACATGATGTATGCCGGAATGGGCAAAGGTGGCGAATGTCTTTCTTATTCTACCAGCAATGGACCTACTGGCCCCTGGAAATATCAGGGCAAGATCATGGAAAACCAAAAATTGAACAGCTTCACCAATCATGGTGGTATCATAGATTATAAGGGGAATTCCTACTTGTTCTATCATAGCGGTTTGCTGCCAAACGGTGGAAGTTATGGTCGTGCGGCCTGCGTGGAACAGTTTACCTACAATCCCGATGGTACCATTCCTGCTGTGACTGCAACGAAAGAAGGTCCGAAACCGGTCGGATTTATCGATCCGTACAAACGTCAGGAAGCAGAAACAATGGCCTGGTCGGAAAAATGTACTATCTCTCAAAATGATAAACTTGGAGTTTACGTGTCGTCAACACGCTTGAAAGGCTACATTAAAGTTCGTGAGGTGAACTTTGGAAATCAATCGCCAAAATCCTTTACAGCAACTTTAGCAGCAGGAGTAGACGGTGGGGTTTTGGAAGCCCGTCTCGATAGTGTCGGCGGACCGCTTATTGCTTTTGTTACTCTTCCACGCACAGGAGGTTGGGATAAATTTGTAAGTTTTACCTCCAACCTGAGCAAAGAGGTAACCGGTACGCACGATGTCTATTTCTATTTCAATGGACAGAATATCACAGCCGGACGTGAATTGTTCAATTTCGACTGGTGGAAATTCAACCAAAAATAA
- a CDS encoding glycoside hydrolase family 43 protein has product MCKLKNAIIATSVALLSMTAAKADNPIIQTNYTADPAPMLYDGTVYLYTSHDEDKTVRNFFTMNDWKCYSSKDMVNWTDRGTIFSYKGFSWSRGDAWAGQCIPRNGKFYYYVPVNMKNGGNAIGVAVADSPTGPFKDAIGAPLLIGYGYIDPTVYIDDDGQAYLYWGNPNLWHVKLNEDMISYDQKLGIVKEDLKDANFGYRAKKIDNRTAAYEEGPWFFKRNAKYYMLYPAGGVPEHLAYSTSNGPTGPWVYGDTIMHVIKNHGAFTNHPGYIEFKGKSYLFYHDGGLPGGGGFKRSVCIEPFNFNADGSIPLITPTSKGVVESAANVDPYQRTEAETIAWSEGLKTAQDQQKGVYVTEISNGDYIKVRSVDFGKGAKTFLASVAGKASTGTIEIRIDSKDGKLLGTLPVKTTGDDLSWKTQSCKVNAVKGVHDIFFVFKGGDGNLFNFDWWKFVAK; this is encoded by the coding sequence ATGTGTAAACTCAAAAATGCCATTATAGCTACTTCGGTAGCTTTGTTGTCGATGACAGCCGCAAAGGCCGACAATCCCATTATTCAAACCAACTATACCGCTGATCCGGCGCCAATGTTGTATGATGGAACGGTTTATCTTTATACATCGCACGATGAGGATAAAACGGTTCGTAATTTTTTTACGATGAACGACTGGAAATGTTATTCTTCGAAAGATATGGTGAACTGGACCGATCGGGGAACTATTTTTTCGTATAAAGGGTTCAGTTGGTCGCGCGGCGATGCCTGGGCAGGACAGTGCATCCCCCGAAATGGCAAGTTCTATTATTATGTTCCTGTTAACATGAAAAACGGAGGGAATGCGATTGGTGTTGCTGTGGCCGACAGCCCTACCGGTCCTTTCAAAGATGCCATCGGAGCACCTCTGCTTATCGGGTACGGCTACATCGACCCGACGGTTTATATCGACGATGACGGTCAGGCTTATCTTTATTGGGGAAATCCCAATTTGTGGCATGTAAAGTTGAACGAGGACATGATATCTTACGACCAGAAATTGGGTATTGTAAAAGAAGACCTGAAAGACGCAAATTTTGGCTATCGCGCCAAGAAAATAGATAACCGCACTGCTGCTTACGAGGAAGGCCCCTGGTTTTTCAAACGCAACGCGAAATATTACATGCTTTATCCGGCAGGTGGTGTCCCTGAACATTTGGCCTATTCTACCAGTAACGGTCCTACCGGTCCGTGGGTATATGGCGATACCATCATGCACGTGATTAAAAACCACGGAGCATTTACCAACCATCCGGGATATATCGAATTCAAAGGTAAATCGTATCTCTTTTATCATGATGGAGGTTTGCCCGGTGGTGGCGGATTCAAACGTTCGGTATGTATCGAGCCGTTCAATTTCAATGCCGACGGCTCTATCCCTTTGATTACCCCGACAAGTAAGGGCGTGGTTGAGAGTGCCGCCAATGTTGACCCGTACCAAAGAACAGAAGCCGAAACTATTGCCTGGTCCGAAGGCCTGAAAACGGCACAAGATCAGCAAAAAGGAGTGTATGTTACCGAAATTAGCAACGGCGACTATATCAAAGTGCGCAGCGTTGATTTTGGTAAAGGGGCAAAAACCTTTCTGGCAAGTGTTGCTGGAAAAGCATCAACAGGAACCATCGAAATCCGCATCGACAGCAAAGATGGTAAATTGCTCGGCACATTACCGGTAAAAACTACCGGCGATGATTTAAGCTGGAAAACGCAGTCGTGCAAGGTGAATGCAGTGAAAGGAGTCCACGATATTTTCTTTGTATTCAAAGGTGGAGATGGAAATCTATTCAATTTCGACTGGTGGAAATTTGTTGCCAAATAA